A genomic window from Salvia hispanica cultivar TCC Black 2014 chromosome 5, UniMelb_Shisp_WGS_1.0, whole genome shotgun sequence includes:
- the LOC125187365 gene encoding geranylgeranyl pyrophosphate synthase, chloroplastic-like: MSLIASSIPIHTSISNKLVINPRRPPVLARAAFDFTRYMEEKAARVERALEASVPLREPRLVHEAMRYSLLAGGKRVRPILCIAACELVGGPERAAMPSACAVEMVHTMSLMHDDLPCMDGDDLRRGRPSSHRAFSESVAVLAGDALLSLSFEHVASATLGVSPDRVVRAIAELGRSIGSEGLVGGQVADISSEGVSGVGPERLEYIHVHKTAALLEAAAVMGAIVGGAGDEAVERLRRFARRVGLLFQVVDDILDVTRSSEELGKTAGKDVAADKATYPKLLGLEKSMELAEELKREAYAQMAWFDEDKAAPLIALANYIAYRNN; the protein is encoded by the coding sequence ATGAGCTTAATTGCGAGTTCGATTCCCATCCACACCAGCATCAGCAACAAGCTTGTGATCAATCCACGCCGCCCTCCCGTGTTGGCGCGCGCCGCCTTCGACTTCACGCGCTACATGGAGGAGAAGGCGGCGCGCGTGGAACGCGCCCTCGAGGCCAGCGTGCCCCTCCGCGAGCCGCGCCTGGTGCACGAGGCCATGCGCTACTCGCTCCTGGCGGGCGGCAAGCGCGTGCGCCCCATCCTCTGCATCGCGGCGTGCGAGCTCGTGGGCGGGCCCGAGCGCGCCGCGATGCCGTCCGCCTGCGCGGTGGAGATGGTCCACACCATGTCCCTGATGCACGACGACCTCCCGTGCATGGACGGCGACGACCTCCGCCGCGGCCGGCCCTCCAGCCACAGGGCCTTCAGCGAGTCCGTCGCCGTCCTCGCCGGGGACGCCCTCCTGTCCCTCTCCTTCGAGCACGTTGCGTCCGCCACGCTCGGCGTCAGCCCGGACAGGGTCGTCCGGGCCATCGCAGAGCTCGGACGCAGCATCGGCTCAGAGGGGCTGGTGGGAGGGCAGGTGGCGGACATCTCTTCAGAAGGGGTGTCCGGGGTGGGGCCGGAGCGGCTGGAGTACATCCACGTGCACAAGACGGCGGCGCTGCtggaggcggcggcggtgatGGGGGCGATCGTGGGCGGCGCCGGGGATGAGGCGGTGGAGAGGCTGAGGAGGTTCGCGCGGCGCGTGGGGCTGCTGTTTCAGGTGGTGGACGACATTCTGGACGTGACGAGGTCGTCGGAGGAACTCGGGAAGACGGCGGGGAAGGACGTGGCGGCGGACAAGGCGACGTATCCGAAGCTGCTGGGATTGGAGAAATCGATGGAGTTGGCGGAGGAATTGAAGAGAGAGGCGTATGCTCAGATGGCATGGTTTGATGAGGACAAGGCTGCTCCCTTGATTGCTTTGGCTAATTACATTGCTTACAGAAACAATTAA